One Kitasatospora sp. NBC_01287 DNA window includes the following coding sequences:
- a CDS encoding restriction endonuclease has product MQDSTKRQSAVEGAFGRRAGFLASVFGGSTFGGSTDGPDQVTPTAFQPAGASAAGPSRIDWPDGGPHSSADTDADTEPDTDGHQAGEAGAEPDGHDPAVAALGRAAELTHHRTATVRAEQQRLAGLLARLALPVSAMDFESQRRNYEPRPYPEGPSAGAGTREPRWTDFEPAASAVQEPGSNGSSRLLDSGYQRELAQARLAHQRALRQWRTERAVAADPAEAAARLAHEEAEQGRARAVREYNDSLEECRRAYREGEPAAVESLLERALAAAEAATPELPAACRAVFRPLTRTAVLDLDLPPLGLVPSLDGYRLTAEGEISPVPRPPADRAADYLRLVARLALRALQAADAVDTDGMLAGVVLNGWLREPEATCLLTVDADRDALARTRLVEPVAPDEEEADPGVYAAAEQDEALVRLRGLGAAVSPDPYARAEVRPCATAGAAVPAVADLSPGEFAVLVREVLTRGGLRDWSVRLRGHSGLVATGTGAPGSALPGRWVVCASRRPGQVGATEVRTLAEAVAEESAGHGLWLSTGGFTEEALDLTDTAEYRQIHLADGEGFRALAETHLGLPLATGTV; this is encoded by the coding sequence ATGCAGGATTCGACCAAGCGTCAATCGGCGGTCGAGGGTGCCTTCGGCCGCCGGGCCGGCTTTCTGGCCTCGGTGTTCGGCGGTTCGACGTTCGGCGGTTCGACCGATGGCCCCGACCAGGTGACGCCGACCGCGTTCCAGCCCGCCGGCGCGAGCGCGGCCGGCCCGTCCCGGATCGATTGGCCGGACGGCGGCCCCCACAGCTCCGCCGACACCGACGCCGACACCGAACCCGACACCGACGGCCACCAGGCCGGCGAGGCCGGTGCGGAGCCCGATGGCCATGATCCCGCCGTGGCCGCGCTCGGCCGTGCCGCGGAGCTGACGCACCACCGGACGGCCACCGTCCGCGCCGAGCAGCAGCGGCTGGCCGGGTTGCTGGCCCGGCTCGCGCTGCCGGTCAGCGCGATGGACTTCGAGAGCCAGCGGCGCAACTACGAGCCGCGCCCTTACCCCGAGGGCCCGTCAGCGGGAGCGGGCACCCGCGAGCCGCGCTGGACGGACTTCGAGCCGGCCGCCTCGGCGGTCCAGGAGCCGGGCTCGAACGGGTCCAGCCGCCTGCTGGACTCCGGCTACCAGCGCGAGCTGGCGCAGGCCCGGCTGGCCCACCAGCGCGCGCTGCGCCAATGGCGGACCGAGCGGGCCGTCGCCGCGGACCCGGCCGAGGCGGCCGCCCGGCTCGCCCACGAGGAGGCCGAGCAGGGCAGGGCGCGCGCGGTGCGGGAGTACAACGACAGCCTGGAGGAGTGCCGTCGCGCCTACCGGGAGGGCGAGCCGGCCGCGGTCGAGTCGCTGCTGGAGCGCGCCCTGGCCGCCGCCGAGGCGGCCACCCCCGAGTTGCCCGCCGCCTGCCGGGCCGTGTTCCGGCCGCTCACCCGCACCGCCGTGCTCGACCTCGACCTGCCCCCGCTCGGCCTGGTCCCCTCGCTGGACGGTTACCGGTTGACCGCCGAGGGCGAGATCAGCCCGGTGCCGCGCCCGCCCGCCGACCGCGCCGCCGACTATCTGCGCCTGGTCGCCAGGCTGGCCCTGCGCGCCCTGCAGGCCGCCGACGCGGTGGACACCGACGGCATGCTGGCCGGGGTGGTGCTCAACGGCTGGCTGCGCGAGCCCGAAGCGACCTGCCTGCTCACCGTGGACGCCGACCGCGACGCGCTGGCCCGCACCCGGCTGGTGGAGCCGGTCGCACCGGACGAGGAGGAGGCCGACCCCGGGGTCTACGCGGCCGCCGAGCAGGACGAGGCGCTGGTGCGACTGCGTGGGCTGGGCGCGGCGGTGAGCCCGGACCCGTACGCCAGGGCCGAGGTGCGCCCGTGCGCCACGGCGGGTGCGGCGGTGCCGGCGGTGGCCGACCTGTCGCCGGGCGAGTTCGCGGTGCTGGTCCGCGAGGTGCTCACCAGGGGCGGCCTGCGCGACTGGAGCGTGCGGCTGCGCGGCCATTCCGGCCTGGTCGCCACCGGCACCGGTGCCCCGGGCAGCGCGCTGCCCGGGCGCTGGGTGGTCTGCGCCTCGCGCCGCCCCGGGCAGGTCGGCGCCACCGAGGTGCGCACGCTGGCGGAGGCGGTCGCCGAGGAGTCGGCCGGCCACGGACTCTGGCTCAGCACCGGCGGCTTCACCGAGGAGGCGCTCGACCTGACCGACACCGCCGAGTACCGGCAGATCCACCTCGCCGACGGCGAGGGCTTCCGCGCACTGGCCGAGACCCACCTCGGGCTGCCGCTGGCGACCGGAACGGTTTAG
- a CDS encoding DUF2637 domain-containing protein gives MARPSLTRAHRALLGLVAVGACLISGIGFAGSYSAVRELALHKGFGNFSYAFPIGVDAGIVVLLALDLVLTWLRIPFPLLRQTAWVLTVATIAFNAAASWGDPLGMGMHAVIPVLFVVVVEASRHAVGRIAAISVDRHMESVRMMRWLLSPVPTFRLWRRMKLWELRSYDEVVRLEQNRLVYRAQLRFRYGRGWRRAAPIQALLPLKLAKYGVPLDVTLLDRIDPPAVPEALPTEAGADHGAPEGPTVSAAVAVPALAKLAAARWRDGQGGQDQQHEAAVMEPVETPARPARSITALRDIRAGAGDQGVAEQSAVRQSSVVPPAGAQPPAVQQSAVQQSVFQRPSAQQPLAQQSLLQQPPVQERTGQPQAEVAADDARPVGQPSPWFKAPRPASSQPQPPPQPQPQPQPQPQQMRAARQRAEGPAAVQVQSPRPGPVAEPAPLAPTQAEAPSAPVSERVPVESPVEEGPAPAAVPQPAADNVFVPRVPVPNRPAAESAAPDRQDVSENLPLTVDLAFDALVAFQDAFGRDPDEEGLAVFLFTQYGVSGKQPGVPASESEIRRIWPKLRDRYATLGRE, from the coding sequence TTGGCGCTGCACAAGGGCTTCGGTAACTTCTCCTACGCCTTTCCGATCGGCGTGGACGCCGGCATCGTCGTCCTGCTCGCGCTGGACCTGGTGCTGACCTGGCTCCGCATACCGTTCCCGCTGCTCCGGCAGACGGCCTGGGTGCTCACCGTCGCCACCATCGCCTTCAACGCCGCGGCCTCCTGGGGTGACCCGCTGGGTATGGGCATGCACGCCGTCATTCCCGTGCTCTTCGTCGTGGTCGTCGAGGCCTCGCGGCACGCGGTCGGACGGATCGCGGCGATCTCGGTGGACCGGCACATGGAGTCCGTGCGAATGATGCGCTGGCTCCTGTCCCCGGTGCCGACCTTCCGGCTGTGGCGGCGGATGAAGCTCTGGGAGCTCCGCTCCTACGACGAGGTGGTCCGGCTGGAGCAGAACCGGCTGGTCTACCGCGCGCAACTGCGCTTCCGGTACGGGCGCGGATGGCGGCGGGCGGCGCCGATCCAGGCGCTGCTGCCGCTCAAGCTGGCCAAGTACGGGGTGCCGCTGGACGTGACCCTGCTCGACCGGATCGATCCGCCCGCGGTGCCGGAGGCACTGCCGACCGAAGCGGGGGCCGATCACGGGGCGCCCGAGGGACCGACCGTGTCAGCGGCGGTGGCGGTGCCCGCTCTCGCCAAGCTGGCCGCCGCGCGCTGGCGTGATGGGCAGGGTGGCCAGGACCAGCAGCACGAGGCGGCGGTGATGGAGCCGGTCGAGACTCCGGCGCGACCGGCGCGTTCGATCACGGCGCTGCGTGACATCCGCGCCGGGGCCGGTGACCAGGGAGTCGCTGAGCAGTCCGCCGTGCGGCAGTCCTCGGTGGTGCCGCCGGCCGGTGCCCAGCCGCCGGCCGTCCAACAGTCGGCCGTCCAACAGTCGGTGTTCCAACGGCCCTCGGCCCAACAGCCTTTGGCCCAACAGTCGTTGCTGCAGCAACCGCCGGTCCAGGAGCGGACGGGCCAGCCGCAGGCCGAGGTTGCCGCAGACGACGCGCGCCCCGTTGGCCAGCCGTCGCCGTGGTTCAAGGCGCCGCGCCCGGCGAGTTCCCAGCCGCAGCCGCCGCCGCAGCCGCAGCCGCAGCCGCAGCCGCAGCCGCAGCAGATGCGTGCGGCTCGGCAGCGTGCGGAGGGCCCGGCCGCGGTCCAGGTCCAGTCGCCGCGGCCCGGACCCGTCGCCGAGCCCGCTCCACTGGCCCCCACGCAGGCTGAGGCTCCGTCAGCACCCGTGTCGGAGCGCGTTCCGGTGGAGTCACCGGTGGAGGAGGGCCCGGCGCCCGCCGCCGTCCCGCAGCCCGCTGCGGACAACGTCTTCGTGCCGAGGGTTCCGGTGCCCAACCGGCCGGCTGCCGAGTCGGCGGCCCCGGACCGGCAGGACGTCTCCGAGAACCTGCCGCTGACGGTGGATCTGGCCTTCGACGCGCTGGTCGCCTTTCAGGACGCGTTCGGCCGCGACCCCGACGAGGAGGGGCTGGCCGTCTTCCTCTTCACCCAGTACGGCGTCAGCGGCAAGCAACCGGGCGTTCCGGCGAGCGAGAGCGAGATCCGCCGGATCTGGCCGAAGCTGCGGGACCGCTACGCGACCCTCGGGCGCGAGTAG
- a CDS encoding cupin domain-containing protein, whose translation MAVIRTISLAPGANTGWHYHPALVQAVLLSGELTRVLEDGRVEITRPGQFLTELPQQVHIGCNHGTEPVVILANYQVAEDGPLAIPAQAPAVAAAVAAGLGHRLAARLSNA comes from the coding sequence ATGGCCGTGATCCGTACCATCAGCCTCGCCCCGGGCGCGAACACCGGTTGGCACTACCACCCGGCCCTCGTGCAAGCCGTCCTGCTCTCCGGGGAGCTGACCCGGGTGCTGGAGGACGGAAGGGTCGAGATCACCCGGCCCGGGCAGTTCCTGACCGAGCTGCCGCAGCAGGTGCACATCGGCTGCAACCACGGCACCGAGCCCGTGGTGATCCTGGCCAACTACCAGGTGGCGGAGGATGGCCCGCTGGCCATCCCGGCCCAGGCGCCGGCCGTGGCGGCGGCGGTGGCCGCCGGGCTCGGGCACCGCCTGGCGGCCCGGCTCAGCAACGCCTGA
- a CDS encoding YigZ family protein, whose product MPQPAAKPTLTIRADGSHEIEVKRSRFICHLARVGDEEAAQEFIARIRKQYWDARHNCTAFVVGAEQRRERSNDDGEPGGTAGVPMLEVLRRRGVTDTVAVVTRYFGGVLLGAGGLVRAYGGAVSAALDEVGLAQRHRVALLVVAADHSRAGRLENELRAAGHSVRGLHYEAAGVRIEVGVPEDALAAFHAWLAEASGGSATAVAAGHFHAETPWSDAP is encoded by the coding sequence ATGCCCCAGCCCGCCGCCAAGCCCACGCTGACCATCCGCGCGGACGGCAGCCACGAAATCGAGGTGAAGCGTTCACGCTTCATCTGCCACCTCGCGCGGGTCGGTGACGAGGAGGCGGCGCAGGAGTTCATCGCGCGGATCAGGAAGCAGTACTGGGACGCCCGGCACAACTGCACGGCCTTCGTGGTCGGTGCGGAGCAGCGCCGCGAACGCTCCAACGACGACGGCGAGCCCGGTGGCACGGCGGGGGTGCCGATGCTCGAGGTACTGCGCCGGCGCGGCGTCACCGACACGGTCGCCGTGGTGACGCGCTACTTCGGCGGGGTGCTGCTGGGAGCCGGTGGCCTGGTCCGCGCGTACGGGGGCGCGGTCTCGGCGGCGCTGGACGAGGTCGGGCTGGCGCAGCGGCACCGGGTCGCGCTGCTGGTGGTCGCGGCCGACCACAGCAGGGCCGGGCGGCTGGAGAACGAGTTGCGGGCGGCCGGTCACTCGGTGCGCGGGCTGCACTACGAGGCGGCCGGTGTGCGGATCGAGGTGGGGGTGCCCGAGGACGCTCTCGCGGCGTTCCACGCCTGGCTCGCCGAGGCCAGTGGCGGTAGCGCGACGGCGGTTGCCGCAGGGCACTTCCACGCGGAGACGCCCTGGTCGGACGCGCCCTGA
- a CDS encoding aldolase/citrate lyase family protein yields MSQVQVGGGAADGAARSLTFSASARAAVAELLGPVDAELARYYPGESGSRQPVHTVYVPADAFAAGTVADWGRQALAALDTHAATPAELAEALGVPADELITEVHARVRAKLRREPIEDLRIDFEDGYGPRPDAEEDAEAIRAARLVAAAVAEGSAPPYIGIRIKCMEAAVRDRGIRTLELFLATLLEGGRELPAGLVLTLPKVTYPAQVTALVRLLEDFERRAGLRAGRIGFEIQIETTQAILGADGRATVALLIEAAEGRATGLHYGTFDYSASCGVSAAYQSMDHPVADHAKAVMQVAAAGTGVRLSDGSTNVIPTGPREQVFAAWNLHHGLVRRSLARAYYQGWDMHPAHLPTRYAAVYAFYREGLAAAASRLAAYVAKAGGDVMDEPATAKALSGYLLRGLDCGAVDLAEVTELTGLDRERLDELSGR; encoded by the coding sequence ATGTCGCAGGTCCAGGTGGGTGGCGGCGCAGCCGATGGAGCGGCGCGGAGCCTGACGTTCTCGGCCTCCGCGCGCGCCGCCGTGGCCGAGCTGCTCGGTCCGGTCGACGCCGAGCTGGCCCGCTACTACCCGGGGGAGTCCGGCAGCCGGCAGCCCGTCCACACCGTCTACGTCCCGGCCGACGCCTTCGCCGCCGGCACCGTGGCGGACTGGGGGCGGCAGGCGCTGGCGGCGCTGGACACCCACGCCGCCACCCCGGCGGAGCTGGCCGAGGCGCTCGGCGTGCCCGCCGACGAGCTGATCACCGAGGTGCACGCCCGGGTCCGGGCCAAGCTCCGGCGCGAGCCGATCGAGGACCTGCGGATCGACTTCGAGGATGGCTACGGCCCGCGCCCGGACGCCGAGGAGGACGCCGAGGCGATCCGCGCGGCCCGCCTGGTCGCCGCCGCCGTGGCCGAGGGTAGCGCCCCGCCGTACATCGGCATCCGGATCAAGTGCATGGAGGCGGCGGTCCGCGACCGCGGCATCCGCACCCTGGAGCTGTTCCTCGCCACCCTGCTGGAGGGCGGCCGCGAGCTTCCCGCCGGCCTGGTGCTGACGCTGCCCAAGGTCACCTACCCGGCGCAGGTCACCGCGCTGGTCCGGCTGCTGGAGGACTTCGAGCGGCGGGCCGGCCTGCGCGCCGGGCGGATCGGCTTCGAGATCCAGATCGAGACCACCCAGGCGATCCTGGGCGCCGACGGCCGGGCCACCGTGGCGCTGCTGATCGAGGCGGCCGAGGGCCGGGCCACCGGCCTGCACTACGGGACCTTCGACTACAGCGCCTCCTGCGGAGTGAGCGCCGCCTACCAGAGCATGGACCACCCGGTGGCCGACCACGCCAAGGCCGTGATGCAGGTGGCCGCCGCCGGTACCGGCGTGCGGCTCTCGGACGGCTCGACCAACGTCATCCCGACCGGTCCGCGCGAGCAGGTCTTCGCCGCCTGGAACCTGCACCACGGGCTGGTCCGGCGCTCGTTGGCCCGCGCCTACTACCAGGGGTGGGACATGCACCCCGCGCACCTGCCGACCCGCTACGCGGCTGTCTACGCGTTCTACCGCGAGGGCCTGGCCGCCGCCGCGTCCCGGCTGGCCGCCTACGTGGCCAAGGCCGGCGGCGACGTGATGGACGAGCCCGCCACCGCCAAGGCGCTGAGCGGATACCTGCTGCGCGGGCTGGACTGCGGCGCGGTCGACCTGGCCGAGGTCACCGAGCTGACCGGCCTGGACCGCGAGCGGCTGGACGAGCTCAGCGGCCGCTGA